The Ostrea edulis chromosome 1, xbOstEdul1.1, whole genome shotgun sequence genomic sequence TAATTAAACAGGTCACCATAACTACTATTACATAAACCGGACGTTGTAACGAGTATCACCTCAGGATTTTGACGTATGTGGTTTgttggtttttgtttgtttgttttttttacacagAATACACAGTGGTCAGTAGGTATGAGATTGCTGTGTGGCTATCTTACATACAGAATACACATTTAATTCACCAGCTTTAACCATACCTGCTAGGCAATCTAAGTTAAAATCTAACAGGCACTAGTAAAGATGAATGtcagacacttcggcccaaaatATAGGACACTTCGGCTCAAATTTTTAAGACACTCCGGCCCAAAGACATTTCGGCCTTTATTTTTTTCTCCGAGACACCTCGGcccattttttttgtttgtttttttgctTTATAAATACATCACACATTTATTACGTTTGAACACAACTACTATTGATTTCACAACACAATGTGGGAATAGGCTTATTCACAATCCACATTTTCCCACCATTTTTGATGCTTGATAAAGTTGTTTGAAATTAATAATAAACCTGGTCTTGACATACCCGGGAATAAATCAATAGACCTAAACCTTGCTGAAAATGAATAATTCGTCCCGTCACACACACCCtcctgatatcgacaaaaatatctgcaatttattaaaatcatcaaatatgGATCTAAATTACCGGTATTTTAACATAATGTGTAAGCCGAAACTTCCGACTACCGTAAAGATGTGTGGTAAAACTGACCTGACAAGTGTTTATAAGACTCGTAGATGGCAGACATACATTCAGATAAACAAGTGATCCGTCCGATAAAATCGACTTCAGATAATGACAAGTTTTGTGATAAAGAGAACTTAAACATACATATTGCCTCTCTTAATCGCTAAATTGCCTCGCAAACAAACCCACAATGTTAGTGTATCATAAATATATGTTACCACAGGTCCACGTGCTGAACTATATATATTACTGTAAGAATACAGGATATTTAATTGATAACGCTACCTGAAGcttgtacatttgtattatgAACTTGAAGCAGCATGACTACAGTCACACTAAATGTTAAACAGGACATACTAGTAATATTTAGAGTATATCCTCTAACGAGTGTATCTTTCAATACTggtcaagggggggggggggggggggggggggggggggggagagtaGTCCCCTAGACTGCTAGACAATGTTTTGTATCATTGGTCTGGCAAGAACACGTATGTATTTCATAGGCAACCGTTGCATCATCGCAAAGTTAACAACACGTGTGTCCAAAATAAGAAATCATATACaattattgttgtttttgaggtcaatgcGATGATTAAGACACCTGAGGGGTACAATATTAAACGAGCCCGAagggcgaggtgaatattgAACTTCGAAGGTGgttaaatcatcgtattgacctcaaaaacagcaaaaattgttttattatatgattaaaaaaccaTTCAACATTGTTCTTTGCTGAAATCTTAGCCGAACCCAGTGAGAAACGCGGAATTTCATTGGACGGCAAAAATAAGTATAATTGATCGCGTCAAATTGGAAGTtcccgacctatttttggtcctatgtggaaaacataattccttatgttcacctggaaggtcacgtgcagtTAAACACAACGTAGtattatttctacattgttggatgcaaggtgaagataacgaacagtgatcaatctcataactcctacaagcaatacaaaatagatagttaggcaaacacggacccctggacacaccagaggtgggatcaggtgcctaggaggagtaagcatcccctgttgaccggtcacacccgccgtgagccccatatcctgatcaggtaaacggagttatccgcagtcaaaatcagtgtgccaagaacggcttaacaattggtatggaacatgtcagacagcatttgacccaatgagaggttgtattgacaaactagatcgttataacgaccatagaatttacgaaatgctgacttcaatcgagactgttgaaatccctgtaccatcaacttgtttgtcagtagcttacctcgatttaaaaactgactatacccagaacaagctcttgcatatcgaatcagttgagatatattaacaccatatgcaggtgataatggaatattgctacataaatgtgggaagttgacgatggagaagctgaaatcatcccgtttgtcatacagttgagttgtcagtttgccgttaatgtctactttcaataaaatatctaagtatgaagcagaagtggacgactctgtggtgtcctttatttcgagctcacagggatatatcaaatcgacatatgaatgaaagctatcattgttaatagacaaaacgtcatcgatatatctaaaagtcgaattgaaggtcacagcgagagattttttcttctcacgtagaagtttttgaataaattctgcttcatatgaatataaaaacaggtcagctaacaaaggagcacaattcgtgcccatgggaattccaacagactgttggaagacgtGATCACcaaagatagagggctcacggcaggtgtgaccagtcaacaggagatgttaactctcctaggcacctgatcccacctctgatgtgtacAGGGGCCCCGCGTTTGCCCTCctcttattttgtattctttatgggatttatcaTCCATCTTTAGTTTTTGTCATATCAATTAACATTACATCCCTGGAATTGTTCAACTCTTGTAAATCATATCAACGTTTCATCCCTCTTTCAAATGATGTGATGTTTGATCTCATGAATTCACTCTTATTTTTATTCCACTTTATCCCCAACAATCAATACCTGTGTGCACCtctaaaaatattaatttttgtacAAATTCATCCTGGGTGAGCATTAAATTTTTCTACTTATTAAAAATACAACACTGCACCATTACTCTTTCACTGTTACATTTTTTCTAAAAGCAGATATACACACCACAAACTGAACGATCATACCGGTATTTTACATTTTGACACAGACCTGTGTGACCTCTAGTCATCATAGTGTATAACtggaaatgaaatgaaataatgttttctcttctatttatttttcactCCAATAATGCTATCAGTTTTCAAAATAGAATGCAATAAATTCAGCACACAAGAAACTACATGGAATTTAACACTTAATGCCTCCAACACTCCAATATTTTCCATATCTTTAAGAGCTCCTCTTCTGTCAAATGCTCGACATTTAGAACTGTTCAGATCTCTCTTGATGTTAGACAACTTGACATAGAAGTCATGAGCTTGATTCTGTGTTTTTTCAGACACATTTCTGTGAAGTGTTCTTGCAACACTGAGAAAAGCATTCCCTAGTATCTTAGTTATCAATAAATCCTCATCATGAATTTTACTTTTGCtacattttaacaaaaaatcACTGGATATGAGTTCAAAACAGGCTCCTCCTTGTACTGTTATGGAAGTGCAATCATCTTCAGTGCCTTGGAGTGAATTTGTTGGGTTAAGGGATAAATATGCTGCTTTGATGGCTTTATGACTGACAGTATAAAGCTGTGCACACAGCCCATCAGTGGGTGCAGTCAGGAGTAGGGTTTTTGTGAAGGGTGCTACTTGCTCTCCACTGGGTGTCACTTGTACACAAGCCTTACCATTGATGATTACCTTCTTACAAGACGAGGCTACAAATATCTCCCTTTCAGCAAATCTCTCTTCAGGGAATTCAAACACCAGAGATTTTTTCCACATCTGACTCAGAAACATGGAGTCTTCCTCCTCCACAAAATGTATCACAGAAATTTTATGTGAACTCAGAACTTGCAGACAATACTTTGGCACCCCTATTGTGCTGATTACTAAACCTATGTTCTGATCTTTGCACATATATGCAAACTTTTCCATTCTTATTCTTTGGTATTTCATAAAACTTATCAAATTGTTATCTGTTGATAGACGAATACATTCACCATCTTCACTGTTAAGATGTCCTTCAATTGGGCACATCAGAACAACAAATTTCACATAATCCACATGACACATTTCAAAGTGAGTAGCCAAATCTCtctgaattatgaaggactccAACGTTGTTGATTCAGTAATTGATGGACCGATAGTTTTAATGACCATCTGACTGAAGTTCTGAGTCATTATTGATACCTGCTCCAAAAAGCGGCTAGAGGACAGGTCAAAGTTCAATGATGATGTCAAAGTACTTGTCAAACTTTCTACCACTTTTACAGAATAGTGTGGTGAAAGTACACTTCTGAAGACTCCTTTAAAGCTCTCACAGAATGCCCTTTTGTCATCGCTTAAAGTGCATGTCCTTGAATATTTAAGCACATGTTCTTGGAGATTATGAAAAATGTGTTCGTTAAAGTGAGTTATTCCCCTTATCAATCTACCTCTGTCACTCTCACAGCAATGACAGTCTATCTGCTGTAGAATTTCTGTTAACATCAAAATGAACACCTTACTTCCATCTCCTGTGTACTGTGTCATCTTGTTAATGGCTTCTACCACTAATTTCCCTACTGGATGACTAATATGCAATGCATTAAAGATTGTGGCTCCATTGTTTGTAATCAGGACCTGTCCAGTGGAAGTGCACATTAATGTCTGAAGACTCTGTGGTCCAAATCCTTGAGATACCAAAGATGCCAAGGTCTTGGATATCTGCAGAGATTTAGAGAAGTCCAAAAACTTGGTTTCCATTACTGCAAAATAATATgatagaattaaaagaaatgtaCTGAAAATAAgtagtatatataaatattttgtttttacatgaaTTGCTGATTAGGCAAAACTTATCCAATTTTTCCATTGTTTTAAGATTCCCCCTAATAGAAACAAACTAGGAATTTGGTGCTTATGATTTGTCAATTAACTTGCTTCTTTTATAGTCTTTACATTAAGTTGAAAGGTCACTTGCATGTCACATTTCATATCGAGAGTAAAACAAAGTGCTGTCCTAAGAAGAACTGTTCATTGAgtgttaaaaaatcattatagaaGAAATAATAccgtaaaacacatttacaGCAAACTTCCAGGGTCTGCAAAAAACAGTTAAAACAAAAccttgttatatccaataaatgttttgttattttccgCTTGTAGGGagtaaatatcaataaaaaaattcattatattaaGCATGTTCATTCTAAGCATCTAATTCTTATTGTTTGATTTGTTGAAGAAATAACTCCATCAGTCTCGAAAAGAATTAAAACCTTTTGCCtttcactttttattttttaaacagtGCAGACTTTGGTGTCTGCAGAAATAACTTTCGTTGAGGCAAACTGatgttgcatttcttcggtttCATTTTGATAGATGTTACAAACGACGTCATAATAACGTGACGTAACAAACGTTactggcggccgtttcactttatgatcgtagatcgtaaacttAAATGTGAACGTAGCACGTATGACtgtttcactaaaagttacgaCTTGCTATCAATATTGATCTTAACTCCACGAGTGGTCTAGGGCTATTGTAAGTGCTCCTACATGcacgtaaatgagcaatatggccgccaTGCTGGCCCTGCCCGAGATCATTTTGTGGTAGTATTTACCTGACTaagtttgtttatactttgtaggaagaaaacaatcacaatgacttgcagtctgctttCGCACAAGAATATTGTTCAGTCCGAGCCCGAATCTTAAATCAATTAGAGCTATCCTTCTTTCTTACGCACAACTACAGAAATGCCAGTCTCACAGGGGCTAAGCATGTTTCAGAgcaactctgtgataccatgaatatagtaaatatagatttatggtatcacagagttcgggcccaaaacgggcttagcccctgtgaacAGTCTGCAGAAATAAATGTAAAGGCAAAAAATTCATCGCTTTTATCTCATATTTCCacttatataattttttttaaaagtgaggaggggggggggggggggggtggtataTATTGAtcgaactttgcatgtaataataacaaatttcaaaacAGTTGTTAGAAAAGTAATAGGGGAGGGGAGGGGTGGGAATGTTGCTACATGTGCCTGTATCACAgttagtttacatgtatattaaacatTAAGCAGAATTCAAGAGATTAAAATTCTCATTGACGTTTTCAGAAATTCAGTTTCTTTAATAACAGTTCATTTAAATCCGAGACGTTGGGATTTGACGTACTCGGCTATTTTCTCCGTCGGATCAATACCTTTGATGCAACTGACTAactgcataatacatgcacattcgAATGATAAGCATTACAAATTTTtaggaaaatatgataataaacatGATTTGGTAATGGGAGAGGGGTTAAAATCCTAATTTTGCAAGTGTAATGTATCTGTAGTTTTATGAAGGTcgttaaaaattaaacatacaaactAGGCCTATATGTATCACTTCACAGAAAAGGAATGGATCATTATTGGACCCTTGGGACTCCCCCGACCCCTTGTTATAAAGTGCAATatcaataatgatttttaataagtGATCGGGACTATGCATTGAGTCCatgatttgtatgaaatttatacaaataacTGAATAGATATGTCAATTGTGTTATAGCGTATTAGCTGATTAaacgaatacatgtatatatccatgGTTTGAAATGTGTTTGATGTAGGATAAAATTTCCTATATTTGTGTACAATTCTAAAtaccatttcatttttttttaatcctttgAATATAATTTACTTACGAGTCTATTGATGGAAACTTGACTCACTAGAGCAGATCGATTCGTGGCAtttaaaattctataaaatgtagatcttttatattattttttatatcattttccCCCAATTTTAACTGAGTTACATGAAAGTCAACAGAAATTATTCTATCAATTGTTTTAAGATTCTAGGAATTTTCTTTACGTTACACTAGAGATCAggctcaaaatttccattatttttgttgacaacatACATGAGTTACTGCAGATGATATAAagataattatgtttaaaaccatgaagaaataatgaatgaatatttctttccatggtaggattaattttaaatctacctccATGGAGCTAGCTagaaaagagttctaaaaagtcagacgtaaatcgcaaCCGTAAGTGTTACGACTACGATAGGTTTCGTGACACTCGTATGACGTGCGAGTCAGATGATCTtaaacgtaatcgtacgtttacgatctacgatcagttagtgaaacggccgccacAACCCCCttaccatcggactttggcgtgtcagaccatcacactttggagcgaccatcacactttagagtcttacatgtatacaagaaaAAACATTCGGACGTAGTACCAAGCATTCAGGTAGTTTGGCTTCCGTTATAAAGAAACAATCCCATAATATTAAAAGAAACAATCCCATAAATTGCATTCATGTTTTTTCAAAACTTAATTTTACTCGCAGGAAGAAAGCGCCTGTACATAATCTGATCTACGTTCCTCCATAATTATGCCGTAAGGAAATGCTGATTGGTATTTTTTTCAACACAATTTTTTACAAGCCATGAACAAGTTCTCTTGTGCCTGTGGTCTGATATTTACCTGTTTACCTTTCTGCTTGTTGCATATTGTAGAGGACTTCATAAACACAATCATA encodes the following:
- the LOC125663988 gene encoding Bardet-Biedl syndrome 10 protein homolog — encoded protein: MIVFMKSSTICNKQKVMETKFLDFSKSLQISKTLASLVSQGFGPQSLQTLMCTSTGQVLITNNGATIFNALHISHPVGKLVVEAINKMTQYTGDGSKVFILMLTEILQQIDCHCCESDRGRLIRGITHFNEHIFHNLQEHVLKYSRTCTLSDDKRAFCESFKGVFRSVLSPHYSVKVVESLTSTLTSSLNFDLSSSRFLEQVSIMTQNFSQMVIKTIGPSITESTTLESFIIQRDLATHFEMCHVDYVKFVVLMCPIEGHLNSEDGECIRLSTDNNLISFMKYQRIRMEKFAYMCKDQNIGLVISTIGVPKYCLQVLSSHKISVIHFVEEEDSMFLSQMWKKSLVFEFPEERFAEREIFVASSCKKVIINGKACVQVTPSGEQVAPFTKTLLLTAPTDGLCAQLYTVSHKAIKAAYLSLNPTNSLQGTEDDCTSITVQGGACFELISSDFLLKCSKSKIHDEDLLITKILGNAFLSVARTLHRNVSEKTQNQAHDFYVKLSNIKRDLNSSKCRAFDRRGALKDMENIGVLEALSVKFHVVSCVLNLLHSILKTDSIIGVKNK